A part of Leptospira yasudae genomic DNA contains:
- the lepA gene encoding translation elongation factor 4 codes for MTDKQQFIRNFSIIAHIDHGKSTLADRLLEIGQVTNDRTKKDQILDSMDIERERGITIKANNATFDYLADDGHTYIMNLLDTPGHVDFTYEVSRSLKACEGVLLIVDASQGVEAQTLANLYLAMEQDLEILPVMNKIDLPAADVEKTKVQIEESLGLDSEKAVAISAKTGLNVKAVLEAITKEIPAPKGDPNGPLKALVYDSYFDPYMGVVIKIRVFDGSIKKGDRILMMSTGKDFTVNEVGINRITLTPKDSLGAGEVGYIIAGIKKVSDAKTGDTVTLFSNPTKESIPGYKEAKPMVFAGLFPINGEQFDELVDAIEKLKLNDAALVFEKESSVALGFGFRVGYLGLLHMEIVQERLEREFNLDLITTAPSVKYIIRSKDGTVEEIDNPSRFPEPITIESTEEPYVKATVITPNEYVGNIMALAMDKRGIQLDTVYLTQDKVQLTYELPLAELIFEFYDKLKSFTRGYASLDYEPSGYKASQLVKMDILVNGEPVDALSMIVHRTKAEQRGREIIEKLKDLIPRHQFMIPIQAAVGGKILARESISALRKNVTAKCYGGDITRKKKLLEKQKEGKKRMKQIGNVEIPQEAFLAVLKTGN; via the coding sequence ATGACTGATAAACAGCAATTCATCCGTAACTTTTCCATCATCGCGCATATCGACCACGGTAAATCCACCTTGGCGGACCGACTTTTAGAGATCGGTCAAGTTACGAACGATCGAACCAAAAAGGATCAGATTTTGGATTCGATGGATATCGAGCGGGAAAGAGGGATCACGATCAAGGCCAACAACGCTACCTTTGATTATCTCGCAGACGACGGACATACATACATCATGAATCTTCTGGACACTCCGGGGCACGTGGACTTCACGTATGAAGTTTCGCGTTCTCTCAAAGCCTGCGAGGGAGTTCTTCTGATCGTAGACGCGAGTCAAGGCGTGGAAGCCCAGACTTTGGCGAACCTATATCTTGCGATGGAGCAGGATCTTGAAATTCTTCCTGTGATGAACAAGATCGATCTTCCCGCGGCCGACGTCGAAAAGACCAAGGTTCAAATCGAAGAGAGTCTGGGACTCGACTCGGAAAAGGCCGTCGCGATTTCCGCAAAGACCGGTCTGAACGTGAAGGCGGTTTTAGAAGCGATCACAAAGGAAATTCCCGCTCCGAAAGGAGATCCGAACGGACCTCTCAAAGCTCTTGTTTACGATTCTTACTTTGATCCGTATATGGGAGTCGTGATTAAGATCCGCGTGTTTGACGGTTCGATCAAAAAGGGCGATCGGATTTTGATGATGAGCACGGGCAAAGACTTCACGGTAAACGAGGTCGGAATCAACAGAATCACCTTAACTCCGAAAGACAGTTTGGGCGCGGGAGAAGTGGGATATATCATCGCGGGAATCAAAAAAGTTTCCGATGCAAAAACGGGCGATACCGTTACGTTATTTTCCAATCCGACGAAGGAATCCATTCCCGGTTATAAGGAAGCGAAACCGATGGTTTTTGCCGGTTTGTTTCCGATCAACGGAGAACAGTTCGACGAACTCGTGGACGCGATCGAAAAACTCAAGTTAAACGATGCGGCTCTCGTGTTTGAAAAAGAAAGTTCCGTCGCGCTCGGATTCGGTTTTCGCGTGGGCTATCTCGGACTTTTACACATGGAGATCGTTCAGGAAAGATTGGAACGAGAATTCAATCTCGATCTGATCACGACCGCTCCTTCGGTTAAATACATCATTCGAAGTAAGGATGGAACCGTTGAGGAAATCGACAACCCTTCCCGCTTTCCCGAACCGATCACGATCGAATCCACGGAAGAACCGTATGTGAAAGCGACCGTCATCACTCCGAACGAATACGTGGGAAACATCATGGCTCTCGCGATGGACAAACGGGGGATTCAGTTGGATACGGTGTATCTGACTCAGGATAAGGTTCAGCTCACGTACGAACTTCCTCTTGCCGAACTTATTTTCGAATTTTATGATAAACTAAAGTCTTTTACGCGCGGTTACGCTTCTCTTGACTACGAACCTTCCGGTTATAAGGCTTCCCAGCTCGTGAAGATGGACATCCTCGTAAACGGAGAACCCGTCGACGCTCTTTCTATGATCGTTCACAGAACGAAAGCCGAACAAAGAGGAAGAGAAATCATCGAAAAGCTGAAGGATCTGATTCCAAGACATCAGTTTATGATTCCGATCCAAGCCGCCGTGGGTGGAAAGATCCTCGCACGAGAAAGTATTTCAGCGCTTCGCAAAAACGTAACCGCGAAGTGTTACGGCGGGGACATCACTCGTAAAAAGAAACTCTTAGAGAAACAGAAAGAAGGGAAGAAGCGGATGAAGCAGATCGGAAACGTGGAAATCCCGCAAGAAGCCTTCTTGGCCGTGTTGAAGACGGGAAATTAA
- a CDS encoding 1-aminocyclopropane-1-carboxylate deaminase: MKTLQEILVDSVVSPIEVRALDPDLSKGLFILLDGRLAFSIGTKVRKFFGFHSALNVQKVRSVLLQGELHSNALGAFSYLFRVFGYEVHTIAYARNRSLTTANSVLVKWNSHKLEIFPSRREWKERIKALSADSIDTENFFSEEDSRNKAPIRNDSPWKDFRLIPEYGLSRAAAIGLDSLWERIQISKYERIVLDLGSGLTWLSASRYFGNSIPIYGISVGLSRSKMMEWLEEKKKFLGFHGFQIEGDKILSPEFSSGFGSRHNRILEYSNSFYRKTGIPIEPIYSGISLLTVEKRIDSGFWKGNTLYIHQGGLLNFLDPFIETF, translated from the coding sequence TTGAAAACGTTGCAAGAAATTCTTGTCGATTCGGTCGTTTCACCCATTGAAGTCCGCGCATTGGACCCTGATCTGAGCAAAGGACTTTTTATCCTGCTCGACGGTCGTCTTGCTTTTAGCATCGGAACCAAGGTTCGAAAGTTTTTCGGGTTTCATTCCGCGTTGAACGTACAAAAAGTCCGCTCCGTATTACTTCAGGGTGAGTTGCATAGCAACGCGCTCGGCGCATTTTCCTATTTATTTCGCGTTTTCGGATATGAGGTTCATACGATCGCTTATGCTCGTAATCGGTCTTTGACGACGGCAAATTCCGTCCTCGTAAAATGGAATTCTCACAAATTGGAAATTTTCCCTTCCCGAAGGGAATGGAAAGAGAGAATCAAAGCCCTGTCCGCAGATTCGATTGATACGGAGAACTTTTTTTCGGAGGAAGATTCGCGAAACAAAGCTCCCATTCGGAATGATTCTCCTTGGAAGGACTTTCGTTTGATTCCCGAATACGGGCTCAGCCGTGCGGCAGCGATCGGTCTCGATTCTCTTTGGGAGCGGATTCAGATTTCGAAGTACGAGCGTATCGTTTTGGATCTTGGTTCGGGGCTGACTTGGCTTTCAGCAAGCCGGTATTTCGGAAATTCGATTCCGATTTACGGAATCTCCGTTGGTCTTTCTCGATCGAAGATGATGGAATGGCTCGAAGAAAAGAAGAAATTTCTCGGTTTTCACGGATTTCAGATCGAAGGCGATAAAATTCTTTCCCCGGAATTTTCTTCCGGTTTCGGTTCTAGGCACAATCGTATTTTAGAATATTCGAATTCTTTTTACAGGAAGACAGGAATTCCGATCGAACCGATCTATTCAGGGATTTCGCTTTTGACCGTTGAAAAACGAATCGATTCGGGATTCTGGAAAGGAAACACGCTTTATATCCATCAAGGCGGTCTGTTGAATTTTTTAGATCCGTTTATCGAAACGTTTTGA
- a CDS encoding nuclear transport factor 2 family protein, giving the protein MNRYRQTITTYLDLLSNFAVEPKEFESVLHPEILQTEYPNALTKKVTISNWDDLFRRMPAGKNLLKRQIFRIQNYLESGDTVVVEADWKATIRADLGPFKADQNLKAYFCMIFEFKENQIYRQKNYDCFEPFA; this is encoded by the coding sequence ATGAATCGATACAGACAAACGATCACGACTTATTTGGATTTACTTTCCAATTTTGCGGTGGAACCGAAGGAATTCGAAAGCGTCCTTCATCCCGAGATATTACAAACGGAATATCCAAACGCTCTCACCAAAAAAGTGACGATCAGCAATTGGGACGACTTATTTCGAAGAATGCCCGCAGGGAAAAATCTCCTAAAACGGCAAATCTTCCGAATACAAAATTATCTCGAAAGCGGCGACACGGTCGTAGTCGAAGCGGATTGGAAAGCTACGATTCGAGCCGACTTAGGACCTTTCAAAGCGGATCAGAATCTCAAGGCGTATTTCTGCATGATCTTCGAATTCAAGGAGAATCAGATCTATCGTCAGAAAAACTACGATTGTTTCGAACCGTTCGCGTAA
- a CDS encoding succinate dehydrogenase/fumarate reductase iron-sulfur subunit — MDLKLKVWRQKSGEEKGKIVDYDAKDISPNMSFLEMLDVVNEELITKGDDPIAFEHDCREGICGSCNLMINGQAHGPHQGVTSCQLHMRSFKDGDTVYVEPWRAKAFPVIKDLVVDRSAFDRIIQSGGFISINTGGAPDANALPIPKVDADVAMDAATCIGCGACVASCKNASAMLFVSAKITHLGLLPQGKVEQKERVKKMINAMDAEGFGNCTNQYECEAVCPKSIKRDFIRTMNRDYILS, encoded by the coding sequence ATGGATCTGAAACTCAAAGTCTGGAGACAAAAAAGCGGAGAAGAAAAGGGAAAGATCGTAGACTACGATGCGAAAGATATTTCCCCGAACATGTCCTTTTTGGAAATGCTCGACGTGGTCAACGAAGAACTCATCACAAAGGGAGACGATCCGATCGCTTTCGAACACGATTGTCGCGAGGGAATCTGCGGTTCCTGCAACCTGATGATCAACGGACAAGCGCACGGACCGCACCAAGGTGTGACTTCCTGCCAGTTGCACATGCGTTCCTTCAAAGACGGTGATACCGTTTACGTGGAACCGTGGAGAGCCAAGGCTTTTCCAGTCATCAAGGATCTCGTAGTCGATAGAAGCGCGTTTGATCGAATCATCCAATCCGGCGGATTTATCAGCATCAACACCGGAGGAGCTCCGGACGCAAACGCATTACCGATTCCTAAAGTGGATGCGGACGTTGCGATGGACGCCGCGACTTGTATCGGTTGCGGAGCTTGCGTCGCTTCCTGCAAAAACGCAAGCGCGATGTTGTTCGTTTCCGCAAAGATCACTCACCTCGGATTGTTACCGCAAGGAAAAGTGGAACAAAAAGAGCGCGTGAAAAAGATGATCAACGCGATGGACGCGGAAGGTTTCGGAAACTGCACGAACCAATACGAGTGCGAAGCGGTATGTCCGAAATCGATCAAGAGAGATTTTATCCGTACGATGAACCGGGATTACATCCTCTCTTAA
- a CDS encoding fumarate reductase/succinate dehydrogenase flavoprotein subunit yields MSLDSKIPNGPIEKKWSNHKADIKLVNPANKRKFNIIVVGSGLAGASASATLAELGYNVKTFCFQDSPRRAHSIAAQGGINAAKNYQNDGDSVHRLFYDTVKGGDFRAREANVHRLAEVSVNIIDQCVAQGVPFAREYGGHLSNRSFGGAQVSRTFYAKGQTGQQLLLGAYSALSRQIGLGAVKMYPRTEMVELIVVDGHAKGIVVRDLVTGKLSTHMADAVVLGTGGYGNVFFLSTNAKGCNVTATWKAHKKGAFFANPCYTQIHPTCIPVSGDHQSKLTLMSESLRNDGRIWVPKKKGDTRNPADIPESERDYYLERKYPSYGNLSPRDIASRAAKEACDAGLGVGESGQGVYLDFADAIRRLGEPKIRDRYENLFQMYEQITGENPYKQPMRIYPAVHYTMGGLWVDYNLMSNLPGLFVIGEANFSDHGANRLGASALMQGLADGYFILPYTIGNYLAGAGFNSRPSEDHPEAKKALSDAEETTKKLLSINGKRTVDSFHRQLGKLMWDKCGMARNDKGLKEALAEIPKIREEFWQNVNVPGSGAELNQSLEKAGRVADFLEFGELLCLDALTREESCGGHFREEYQEEGEAKRNDDKFCHATAWEFNGVGKKPTEHREKLEFENVHLATRSYK; encoded by the coding sequence ATGAGTTTAGATTCTAAAATTCCAAACGGCCCGATTGAGAAAAAATGGTCCAATCATAAGGCCGACATCAAGCTGGTTAACCCGGCCAACAAAAGAAAATTCAACATCATCGTAGTCGGTTCCGGTCTTGCAGGAGCTTCCGCTTCCGCGACTCTCGCAGAACTCGGTTACAACGTAAAGACCTTCTGCTTTCAAGACAGCCCTCGTAGAGCGCACAGTATCGCGGCTCAGGGCGGGATCAACGCGGCGAAGAATTATCAGAACGACGGGGACTCCGTTCATCGTTTGTTCTACGATACTGTAAAAGGCGGGGACTTCCGTGCAAGAGAAGCGAATGTTCACCGTTTGGCGGAAGTTTCCGTAAACATCATCGATCAGTGCGTGGCACAAGGCGTTCCTTTCGCGAGAGAATACGGCGGACATCTTTCCAACCGTTCCTTCGGCGGGGCGCAAGTTTCCAGAACCTTCTACGCAAAAGGTCAAACCGGACAACAGCTTCTTTTAGGAGCGTATTCCGCGCTTTCGCGTCAGATCGGACTCGGCGCGGTGAAGATGTATCCTAGAACCGAGATGGTCGAGTTGATCGTAGTCGACGGTCACGCAAAAGGAATCGTGGTTCGCGATCTCGTAACGGGAAAACTTTCCACTCACATGGCGGACGCAGTCGTTCTCGGAACGGGCGGATATGGAAACGTGTTCTTTCTTTCCACAAACGCGAAAGGCTGTAACGTAACCGCGACTTGGAAGGCTCACAAAAAAGGCGCCTTCTTCGCCAACCCTTGTTATACGCAAATTCACCCGACTTGTATTCCTGTCTCCGGAGATCATCAGTCCAAACTGACTTTGATGTCCGAGTCTCTCCGAAACGACGGAAGAATTTGGGTTCCGAAAAAGAAAGGCGATACGCGCAATCCTGCGGACATTCCCGAAAGTGAAAGAGACTACTACCTCGAAAGAAAGTATCCGAGCTACGGAAATCTTTCTCCTCGCGACATCGCTTCCCGCGCGGCAAAAGAAGCCTGCGACGCGGGACTGGGTGTCGGAGAATCCGGTCAAGGCGTGTATCTCGACTTTGCGGACGCGATTCGTCGTCTCGGCGAACCGAAGATCCGCGACCGTTACGAAAACCTCTTCCAGATGTACGAGCAAATTACCGGTGAGAACCCATACAAACAACCGATGAGAATTTATCCTGCGGTTCACTATACGATGGGCGGTCTTTGGGTGGATTACAACCTGATGAGCAACCTCCCCGGTCTGTTCGTAATCGGCGAAGCGAACTTCTCCGATCACGGAGCGAACCGTCTCGGAGCTTCTGCTCTGATGCAGGGTCTTGCGGACGGATATTTCATTCTTCCTTATACGATCGGAAACTATCTCGCAGGAGCGGGCTTCAACTCTCGTCCGAGCGAAGATCATCCGGAAGCGAAGAAGGCTCTTTCCGACGCGGAAGAAACCACGAAAAAACTTCTTTCCATCAACGGAAAAAGAACCGTGGATTCTTTCCATAGACAACTCGGAAAACTGATGTGGGACAAATGCGGAATGGCGCGGAACGACAAGGGTCTGAAAGAAGCGTTAGCCGAAATCCCGAAGATCAGAGAAGAATTCTGGCAAAACGTAAACGTTCCTGGAAGCGGAGCGGAACTCAACCAGTCGCTTGAAAAAGCGGGAAGAGTCGCGGACTTCTTGGAATTCGGCGAACTTCTTTGCCTCGACGCACTTACCAGAGAAGAATCCTGCGGAGGTCACTTCCGCGAAGAATACCAAGAAGAAGGAGAAGCGAAACGGAACGACGATAAGTTCTGTCACGCGACCGCTTGGGAATTCAACGGAGTCGGTAAAAAACCAACCGAACACAGAGAAAAACTGGAGTTCGAAAACGTTCACCTCGCTACAAGGAGTTATAAATAA
- a CDS encoding succinate:quinone oxidoreductase → MDFKAGYLRSSIGRKTLVAVTGLVYFGFVVVHMLGNLQIFLGQEKINAYGQSLRDIEPLLWVARIILIVSFIIHVYYAIKLSIENKQARPVAYAKQYTVQASLASRTMALTGLLIFSFIVYHLLHFTLGVTNPDHFAMTDSKGRHDVFTMVILGFQNPIVAGSYIFAMVLLASHISHGVASVFQTLGLSTPELSGKIKAGAILFALIIFIGNTSIPLSILLGYVHP, encoded by the coding sequence ATGGATTTTAAGGCTGGATATCTCCGGTCTTCCATCGGGAGAAAAACTCTCGTGGCAGTGACCGGACTCGTTTATTTCGGCTTTGTGGTTGTTCATATGTTGGGAAATCTTCAGATCTTCCTAGGACAAGAAAAAATCAACGCATATGGCCAATCGCTTAGGGACATCGAACCCCTTCTCTGGGTAGCCAGAATCATTCTGATCGTTAGCTTTATCATACACGTTTACTACGCGATAAAACTCTCAATCGAAAACAAACAAGCTCGCCCGGTCGCCTACGCAAAACAGTACACGGTTCAAGCGTCCCTCGCTTCCAGAACCATGGCGCTGACGGGACTTTTAATTTTTTCCTTCATCGTGTATCATCTTCTCCACTTTACACTCGGAGTCACCAATCCGGATCATTTCGCGATGACCGATTCCAAAGGAAGACACGACGTTTTTACGATGGTAATTCTCGGCTTTCAAAATCCGATCGTCGCGGGTTCTTACATCTTCGCGATGGTGCTTCTCGCTTCCCATATCAGCCACGGAGTCGCGAGCGTGTTTCAAACCTTGGGTTTGAGCACTCCCGAATTGAGCGGCAAGATCAAAGCGGGCGCAATCCTTTTCGCTTTGATCATCTTTATTGGAAACACTTCTATCCCGCTTTCGATTTTGCTGGGATACGTTCACCCGTAA
- a CDS encoding aldo/keto reductase — MNASDPFQTLYQKDKLKGESNAQATKEFAEHSPLRKKYPDDTKTLNPYYTFRGRTLSRIAFGCYRVGLESPEHESALELSLSQGFNVIDTSSNYGNGESESLIGKVLRKKIAKGELKREDVFLVTKAGYIQGRNLQIVTELEKQNKEFPEITYYSEGCYHCVHPGFLEDQLERSLKRLGLETVDVFLLHNPEYFLMDREKHNVPKEKAIEQYYERIKNAFRFLEQKRKEGKILYYGISSNTFPEDPQKYTATSLLRVLRIAKEVQNELGLEESGFAVVQFPANLLEIGFLEPQFEGKSLVEIIRENGLLPLINRPLNAISHSGSIFRLSYDPKKSGEGILDLLKEELNGIYAQEATILSLLPAGSYKYTFRSVTEPYLDQFQNQDHLNQFLERTVIPIVQQLISQVETISGPAKQGEYIEILNRALPILEQYVFQKNVQDRTSVYEKILKYYPQYQGWNLSGIALHLLHSSLREGTVLLGMRKKTYVEDAVLSFGAALSAIRIEDWKRFEV; from the coding sequence ATGAACGCATCCGATCCATTCCAAACATTGTATCAAAAAGACAAATTGAAAGGCGAGTCAAACGCGCAAGCCACGAAAGAATTTGCGGAGCATTCTCCCCTTCGAAAAAAATATCCGGACGATACGAAAACTTTAAATCCATATTATACGTTTCGGGGACGAACCCTTTCCCGAATCGCGTTCGGATGTTACCGAGTCGGACTCGAATCTCCCGAACACGAATCCGCTTTGGAGCTTTCGTTGTCTCAGGGATTCAACGTGATCGACACTTCCTCCAATTACGGAAACGGTGAAAGCGAAAGTTTAATCGGAAAGGTTCTCCGTAAAAAAATCGCAAAGGGAGAATTGAAGCGCGAAGACGTTTTCCTCGTCACGAAGGCCGGTTATATCCAAGGAAGAAATCTTCAGATCGTAACCGAACTGGAAAAACAAAACAAAGAATTTCCGGAGATCACGTATTACTCCGAAGGATGTTATCACTGCGTTCATCCGGGTTTTTTAGAGGATCAACTCGAACGTTCTTTGAAACGTCTCGGACTGGAAACCGTGGACGTGTTCCTGCTTCACAACCCGGAATACTTTTTGATGGATCGGGAGAAGCATAACGTTCCGAAAGAAAAGGCGATCGAACAATATTACGAAAGAATTAAGAACGCTTTCCGGTTCCTGGAACAAAAAAGAAAGGAAGGTAAAATTCTCTATTACGGAATTTCTTCCAATACGTTTCCGGAAGATCCGCAGAAATATACGGCGACTTCCTTGCTGCGCGTTCTGCGGATCGCAAAGGAAGTGCAAAACGAACTCGGTCTTGAAGAATCCGGCTTTGCCGTCGTTCAGTTTCCGGCCAATCTTTTGGAAATCGGTTTTCTCGAACCGCAATTCGAGGGCAAAAGCCTTGTGGAAATCATTCGGGAAAACGGACTTCTTCCCTTGATCAATCGCCCTTTGAACGCGATTTCGCACTCGGGAAGTATATTCAGACTTTCTTATGATCCGAAAAAAAGCGGAGAGGGCATTCTCGATCTTTTAAAAGAAGAATTGAACGGAATTTATGCGCAGGAAGCCACGATTCTTTCCCTTCTTCCCGCGGGTTCGTACAAATATACGTTTCGTTCGGTTACGGAGCCGTATTTGGATCAGTTTCAGAATCAGGATCATCTGAATCAATTTCTAGAACGCACAGTGATTCCGATCGTGCAGCAGCTGATTTCTCAAGTGGAAACGATCTCCGGTCCGGCAAAACAAGGGGAATACATCGAGATCTTAAACAGGGCTCTTCCGATCCTGGAGCAATACGTATTCCAGAAGAACGTTCAGGATCGAACCTCCGTTTATGAGAAGATTCTAAAATACTATCCGCAGTATCAAGGTTGGAATCTTTCCGGAATCGCGTTGCATCTACTGCATTCTTCGCTGCGGGAAGGAACGGTGCTGCTCGGAATGAGAAAGAAAACGTATGTGGAGGACGCGGTTCTTTCGTTCGGGGCCGCTCTTTCCGCGATTCGAATCGAGGATTGGAAACGTTTTGAAGTTTGA
- a CDS encoding DUF309 domain-containing protein produces MKFDPEIVALFEHITSTNDPELTIDFAYQNAERLFHEGKYFEAHEVLEFQWKKDFGPRKTFLQALIQLSVSLHKIYVKPNGRGSRMQAEKAKEKLESVLNSSALNGLGKKVTLDLISDLESILGLYDGDELHAERVSAFRIPRLPKDWRELFRG; encoded by the coding sequence TTGAAGTTTGATCCCGAAATCGTCGCCCTGTTCGAACATATCACTTCGACGAACGATCCCGAACTCACGATCGACTTCGCTTATCAAAACGCGGAACGGTTGTTTCACGAGGGAAAGTATTTCGAGGCGCACGAGGTTTTGGAATTCCAATGGAAAAAGGATTTCGGACCTCGAAAAACTTTTTTGCAGGCGTTGATCCAGCTTTCCGTTTCATTACACAAGATTTACGTGAAACCCAACGGACGCGGCTCGCGTATGCAGGCGGAAAAGGCGAAGGAAAAATTGGAATCCGTTTTAAATTCTTCCGCGTTAAACGGACTTGGAAAAAAGGTAACGTTAGATCTGATTTCCGATCTGGAATCGATTTTGGGTCTTTACGACGGGGACGAACTTCACGCAGAAAGAGTTTCTGCTTTCAGGATTCCTCGGCTTCCGAAAGACTGGCGGGAATTATTCAGAGGCTGA
- a CDS encoding alpha/beta fold hydrolase, protein MGEIESGFFQSGGYNLSYKIHKNGKNNAILLFHGFQDASDTFLYQFPFLSQHFDIYRFDYRGHGDSDWLREGNYHFIQTLVDVKTFISRFLPETFHILGHSMGGGIGARFAGIYPERVLSIVCLEGFMSIQSPEFEKKRLKAWLDTLENNEVGTKERKNKSFASVDELTLRLKPVYPRLSLEKVRDLAVYLSKKTDSGYQWKNDPLYKRGFPFVFSPYLTRHLWECIDSPTLIIYGKETHLMPENREEILSHFRHLEYIEMENAGHNMHHDQPEKLESLLSEFYSKHGLIAVG, encoded by the coding sequence ATGGGCGAAATCGAAAGCGGCTTTTTTCAATCCGGCGGATACAATCTTTCCTATAAAATCCATAAGAACGGAAAGAACAACGCGATCCTTTTGTTCCACGGATTTCAGGACGCGTCCGATACGTTTCTGTATCAGTTCCCGTTCTTATCCCAACATTTCGATATATATCGATTTGATTATAGAGGTCACGGGGATTCCGATTGGCTTCGCGAGGGGAATTATCATTTCATCCAAACGCTCGTAGACGTGAAGACGTTCATTTCCCGATTTCTTCCCGAAACGTTTCATATTTTGGGTCATTCGATGGGAGGAGGAATCGGAGCGCGTTTTGCGGGAATCTATCCGGAACGGGTTTTGAGCATCGTTTGTTTGGAAGGCTTCATGTCGATTCAATCTCCCGAGTTCGAAAAGAAACGTCTGAAAGCCTGGCTCGACACGTTGGAAAACAACGAGGTCGGAACCAAGGAACGAAAGAATAAGAGTTTTGCGAGCGTGGACGAACTGACTCTTCGTTTAAAGCCCGTTTATCCGCGTTTGAGTTTGGAAAAGGTTCGCGATCTTGCGGTCTATCTTTCCAAAAAAACGGATTCAGGATATCAATGGAAAAACGATCCTTTGTACAAACGCGGATTTCCCTTCGTATTTTCACCGTATCTCACGAGACATCTCTGGGAATGTATCGATTCCCCGACCTTGATCATCTACGGAAAGGAAACGCATTTGATGCCCGAAAATCGGGAGGAAATTCTTTCCCATTTTAGACATCTTGAATATATCGAGATGGAAAACGCGGGTCACAACATGCATCACGACCAACCCGAAAAACTCGAGTCGTTGTTAAGCGAATTCTATTCGAAACACGGATTGATTGCGGTCGGTTGA
- a CDS encoding beta-propeller fold lactonase family protein: MNARNSGTVAPNLLYATNENSNTVTYFNATNGSYLNGTLANSSFTTGANPWGVAVNPSANLLYVTNINSNTVTYFNATNGDYLNGSLAASSFVTGNSALSVAVNPSANILYVINRISDTVTYFNATNGNYINGSLAASSFATQLGGMSWGLEVNPTANILYVTNFNSNNVTYFNATNGNYINGALAASSFVTGAGPTRVLYNPSANILYVINSGSNTVTYFNATNGNYINGTLAASSFVTGAGPWGAAVNPTANILYVTNNTGNTVTYFNATNGNYINGTLAASSFVTGNNPKWVEYNPSANILYVANYFSNTVTYFNATNGNYINGTLAASSFTTGTNPNLTIVNP, encoded by the coding sequence TTGAATGCCAGAAATTCCGGAACAGTTGCCCCCAACTTACTGTATGCTACAAATGAAAATTCGAATACGGTAACCTATTTCAACGCGACCAATGGAAGCTATCTCAACGGAACTCTGGCAAACTCCAGTTTTACTACAGGCGCAAATCCTTGGGGAGTCGCGGTCAATCCGTCCGCGAACCTCTTGTATGTTACGAATATCAACTCGAATACGGTAACTTATTTCAATGCAACGAATGGGGATTATCTCAACGGCTCCCTGGCCGCTTCCAGTTTTGTTACGGGAAACAGCGCGTTGTCGGTCGCAGTCAATCCATCCGCCAATATCTTATACGTCATAAATCGAATTTCGGACACGGTTACCTACTTCAACGCAACGAACGGAAATTATATCAACGGCTCTTTAGCGGCTTCCAGTTTTGCCACGCAGTTAGGAGGAATGTCGTGGGGTCTTGAAGTCAATCCAACCGCCAACATCTTATATGTTACGAACTTTAATAGTAATAACGTAACTTACTTTAACGCGACAAACGGGAATTATATTAACGGTGCGTTGGCCGCCTCTAGTTTCGTTACGGGAGCAGGTCCGACCCGAGTTCTATACAATCCTTCCGCCAACATTCTATACGTGATAAACTCCGGTAGTAATACGGTAACTTACTTCAATGCAACAAACGGAAACTATATTAACGGCACATTGGCCGCCTCCAGTTTTGTTACGGGTGCCGGTCCGTGGGGCGCCGCAGTCAACCCAACCGCCAACATTTTATACGTTACGAACAATACCGGTAACACGGTAACTTATTTCAATGCGACAAATGGGAATTATATCAACGGCACGTTGGCTGCCTCTAGTTTCGTTACGGGAAACAATCCAAAGTGGGTCGAATACAATCCGTCCGCCAACATCTTGTACGTTGCAAACTATTTTAGTAATACGGTAACTTACTTTAATGCAACGAACGGAAATTATATCAATGGTACGCTGGCCGCTTCCAGTTTTACTACAGGAACGAATCCTAATTTGACTATAGTCAATCCTTGA